The following proteins are co-located in the uncultured Tolumonas sp. genome:
- a CDS encoding type II toxin-antitoxin system RelE/ParE family toxin: MIYWEEEALNDREKIFEFLYEFNPVAAEKTDEIIEAKVENLLAQPLMGVRRSGLRGRLLIIPEVSMVVSYRFDDVDIYVMRVLHQKQKFPTQ, encoded by the coding sequence ATGATTTATTGGGAAGAGGAAGCTCTGAATGATCGTGAAAAAATTTTTGAGTTTCTTTATGAGTTTAACCCTGTTGCCGCCGAAAAAACGGACGAAATAATAGAAGCAAAAGTCGAGAATCTGTTAGCGCAGCCTTTGATGGGTGTCCGGCGTAGTGGGCTACGAGGCCGACTGCTGATAATCCCAGAAGTATCAATGGTTGTATCTTATCGATTTGATGATGTAGATATCTATGTCATGCGCGTACTTCACCAGAAACAGAAATTCCCGACGCAGTAA
- a CDS encoding antibiotic biosynthesis monooxygenase encodes MIAKTPAPPYYAVIFTSIRTDIDEGYGLTADAMVALAEKQPGFLGVESARNDVGITVSYWLDLDSIKQWKSNSEHLLAQKLGRDKWYKTFKTRIAKVERDYEF; translated from the coding sequence ATGATCGCCAAAACGCCAGCACCACCCTACTACGCTGTGATTTTTACTTCTATTCGCACTGATATTGATGAGGGTTACGGTCTGACTGCTGATGCAATGGTTGCATTAGCTGAAAAACAGCCTGGCTTTCTTGGTGTTGAATCTGCACGAAATGACGTTGGTATTACCGTTTCTTATTGGCTTGACCTTGATTCAATCAAGCAGTGGAAATCAAACTCTGAGCACTTACTAGCGCAAAAGCTTGGCCGTGATAAATGGTATAAAACTTTTAAAACAAGAATCGCCAAAGTTGAACGTGATTATGAGTTTTGA
- a CDS encoding MltR family transcriptional regulator, with protein sequence MLLEHAEDLANFIQELQAETDRGLPLVGAALIDEKLHKTLESFFVDSKSSKKLLTDPNAPLGTFSAKIEACYSLALIDQFEYQEIGLIRKIRNEFAHARHGLSFESEKIKGLCTSLKSPLPDNSKPEQITTRFRLINAIVCIVLRLYYRPEWVKKERREIKKWVPDSRWYNTNDKQPPEGVGFIGLVAKKIDE encoded by the coding sequence ATGTTATTAGAACATGCTGAAGATCTGGCAAACTTCATTCAAGAATTACAAGCCGAAACAGACCGTGGATTACCACTTGTTGGTGCTGCACTAATCGATGAAAAACTACATAAGACACTGGAGTCTTTCTTTGTTGATAGCAAATCATCCAAAAAACTATTAACTGATCCCAATGCTCCATTAGGCACATTTTCAGCAAAAATCGAAGCCTGCTATTCACTAGCCTTGATTGACCAATTTGAATATCAAGAAATTGGACTTATAAGAAAGATTAGAAATGAATTCGCACATGCTAGACATGGTTTGTCATTCGAAAGTGAAAAGATTAAAGGTCTGTGCACTAGCCTAAAATCACCGCTTCCTGATAATTCAAAACCAGAACAGATTACAACTCGGTTTCGTCTAATAAATGCCATTGTCTGCATAGTGTTGCGATTATATTACAGACCAGAATGGGTGAAAAAAGAAAGACGAGAAATTAAAAAATGGGTGCCTGACTCTCGTTGGTACAACACTAACGATAAACAACCACCAGAAGGTGTTGGATTCATTGGGTTAGTAGCTAAAAAAATAGACGAATAG
- a CDS encoding abortive infection system antitoxin AbiGi family protein, protein MNPLKNRDDISKFVVHLTKDYTNLSAEDNLINILKSQTLEARNYHCLFNDQIRNSELEKDQKSIFKSVCFTETPLVNIKHLTDERIDRKVKLRPYGLAFWRDELLKKNASPAIYINGVSSGLDKTLRDEFVSHLQNISKLKRESAKLDKLNKISKYYSLINTINNRYDFSWEREWRHIGNFSFNYNYIAAIIAPDPDSLRVKLQDKLSDEQIKLLNKTIIIAPEWSYEDVIHQYSLHLWNNEDS, encoded by the coding sequence ATGAATCCATTAAAAAACAGAGATGACATATCTAAATTCGTAGTACATTTAACAAAGGATTATACAAATCTTTCTGCGGAAGATAATTTGATCAATATACTAAAATCTCAAACCTTGGAGGCAAGAAATTATCACTGCCTATTTAATGATCAAATAAGAAATTCAGAATTAGAAAAAGATCAAAAAAGCATATTTAAAAGTGTTTGTTTCACTGAAACACCATTAGTTAATATCAAGCATCTAACAGATGAAAGAATAGATAGAAAAGTAAAACTTCGTCCATATGGTTTGGCCTTTTGGCGAGATGAACTCTTGAAAAAGAATGCTAGTCCAGCAATATATATTAATGGGGTTAGTTCCGGTCTTGATAAAACACTTAGAGATGAATTTGTCTCACACCTACAGAACATTTCAAAACTAAAACGAGAAAGTGCAAAATTAGATAAATTAAATAAAATATCTAAGTATTATAGTTTAATAAACACCATAAATAATCGATATGACTTTTCATGGGAAAGAGAATGGAGGCACATTGGTAATTTCAGTTTTAATTATAATTATATTGCAGCAATAATAGCTCCAGATCCGGATAGCCTTAGAGTTAAACTTCAAGATAAATTATCAGACGAACAGATTAAATTGCTAAATAAAACTATCATAATAGCGCCAGAATGGAGTTATGAAGATGTTATTCATCAATATTCTTTACACCTATGGAATAATGAAGACTCTTAA
- a CDS encoding NUDIX domain-containing protein, with protein MIRGSHAFDDKFRLSSHAVILNSVGEVLLLKADYGAKSWGLPGGALEPGETIHEALLRECREELGSDVLINYLSGVYFHSAYNSQAFIFRCELPSPSNIILSNEHSEFRYAAISELSGVQQQRISDCLNYSGVVVSAKF; from the coding sequence GTGATTAGAGGTAGTCATGCCTTTGATGATAAATTCAGACTCAGCAGTCACGCTGTTATTCTCAATTCTGTCGGCGAAGTTTTGCTCTTAAAAGCGGATTATGGCGCTAAATCTTGGGGGCTTCCTGGTGGTGCATTAGAACCTGGTGAAACCATTCACGAAGCCTTGCTCCGAGAGTGCCGTGAAGAACTGGGTTCTGATGTTCTCATCAACTATCTCAGCGGTGTGTATTTCCATTCAGCCTATAATTCACAGGCGTTCATTTTTCGCTGTGAACTGCCCTCACCTTCTAACATCATCCTCAGCAACGAACATTCTGAATTTCGCTATGCCGCCATTTCAGAACTCAGTGGCGTCCAACAACAGCGCATTTCTGACTGTCTTAATTATTCTGGGGTTGTCGTCAGTGCCAAGTTTTAA
- a CDS encoding helix-turn-helix domain-containing protein, with protein sequence MIIRKLRLQRGWSQEQLAEFSGLSIRTIQRIERGQNPGLDSLKSLAAVFEVQVSDLHSAPENDMDTQQQITSDEAKAIEYVRDIKGFYSHLIKYVVVITTLFIINLTTNPDYIWAWWPMLGWGLGVLSHGLNVFEVFHFFSPAWEKRQIEKRLGRKL encoded by the coding sequence ATGATTATTCGTAAATTAAGACTTCAACGAGGTTGGTCTCAAGAGCAATTGGCTGAGTTTTCTGGGTTAAGCATCCGTACTATTCAGCGCATTGAGCGTGGTCAAAATCCTGGTCTTGATTCACTTAAGTCTTTAGCTGCTGTGTTTGAGGTTCAGGTCTCTGATTTACACTCTGCACCGGAGAATGACATGGATACTCAACAACAAATTACGAGTGACGAAGCAAAAGCGATTGAATATGTACGAGATATTAAGGGTTTCTATTCACACCTGATTAAATACGTGGTTGTGATCACGACCCTATTTATCATAAATCTAACAACAAACCCCGATTATATTTGGGCTTGGTGGCCAATGCTTGGCTGGGGTTTGGGTGTGCTTTCTCATGGCCTGAATGTGTTTGAAGTTTTTCATTTCTTCAGCCCCGCGTGGGAAAAACGTCAAATAGAAAAGCGTCTTGGCCGCAAGCTATAA
- a CDS encoding GNAT family N-acetyltransferase produces MDPQFSWQFDSDHINWHALAHLYRIAPLGNKTPEGLSLAYSNSMFKCIVSHDSQYIGAGRVLADGVDCAYICDVAIHPDYQGAGLGKHIVSELLRFSAGHKKIILYAVPGKEAFYKKLGFKRMTTAMAIFEDQNNAFTMGYIDES; encoded by the coding sequence ATGGATCCACAGTTTTCATGGCAGTTTGATTCTGATCATATCAATTGGCATGCCCTAGCCCATTTGTATCGAATTGCTCCGCTAGGCAACAAAACACCTGAAGGGTTATCTCTTGCTTATTCGAATAGCATGTTCAAATGTATTGTTTCTCATGACTCACAATACATTGGTGCGGGTCGGGTATTAGCTGATGGTGTTGATTGTGCTTACATTTGCGATGTCGCTATACATCCAGACTATCAGGGTGCTGGTTTAGGCAAACACATTGTTTCAGAATTACTGCGCTTTTCAGCCGGTCATAAGAAAATTATTCTTTATGCAGTACCAGGCAAAGAGGCTTTTTACAAAAAATTAGGCTTTAAACGTATGACAACAGCAATGGCTATTTTTGAAGATCAAAATAATGCCTTCACCATGGGCTATATCGACGAGTCTTGA
- a CDS encoding type II toxin-antitoxin system Phd/YefM family antitoxin produces MTARILADVAASITELKANPMKVVSSGYGEPVAVLNRNEPAFYCVPAEAYELLMDRLEDLELLAIAKERQDEPSITVDLNDL; encoded by the coding sequence ATGACAGCCCGAATTCTTGCTGATGTTGCCGCTAGTATCACTGAACTAAAAGCCAACCCCATGAAGGTTGTTAGTAGTGGCTATGGTGAACCAGTCGCCGTATTAAACCGCAATGAACCAGCTTTCTATTGTGTACCAGCAGAAGCCTATGAGCTTTTAATGGATCGCTTGGAGGATCTGGAACTTTTAGCTATCGCCAAAGAACGCCAGGATGAACCAAGTATCACGGTAGATCTAAATGACCTATAA
- a CDS encoding type II toxin-antitoxin system RelB/DinJ family antitoxin yields the protein MDTRIQFRVDEETKRLAQLMAESQGRTLSDACRQLAEQLADEQRKIMSHDAWLTEQVNIAFEKIDSGNAVFLTHEQAQKRMAERKAKIRSRG from the coding sequence ATGGATACCAGAATTCAATTTCGTGTTGATGAAGAAACAAAACGCTTGGCACAACTTATGGCTGAAAGCCAAGGCCGGACATTAAGCGATGCTTGTCGCCAGTTAGCCGAACAGTTGGCTGACGAACAAAGAAAAATCATGTCACACGATGCATGGTTAACAGAGCAAGTGAATATAGCGTTTGAAAAAATAGACTCAGGAAACGCTGTGTTTCTCACACACGAACAAGCTCAAAAACGAATGGCAGAACGTAAAGCAAAAATTCGCAGCAGAGGCTAA
- a CDS encoding Shedu immune nuclease family protein gives MLEFLIHNDVIPADLELGLAHARRARAIDEFQAMLESDLTENKWQEWFEQNHWVLGSDFVRLLDERKIDTRNISDFLMQSYDGFLDIVEIKRPEGGLQFWHSQLDHNNYVPHSDLIKAITQSSKYIHEIEREADSMKFCQSVGGVKTIKPRCTLIYGRSNNWNDAQQEAFRILNSSYHNLTIITFDHILHRAQRILGKAS, from the coding sequence ATGTTAGAGTTTCTTATTCACAATGATGTGATTCCAGCTGATTTAGAACTGGGCCTTGCTCATGCACGAAGAGCCAGAGCAATAGATGAATTTCAAGCAATGCTTGAATCTGATTTAACAGAAAATAAATGGCAAGAATGGTTTGAACAAAACCATTGGGTTTTAGGTAGTGACTTTGTTCGTTTACTTGATGAGCGAAAAATTGATACAAGAAATATATCTGATTTTTTGATGCAAAGTTATGATGGTTTTCTTGATATTGTTGAGATCAAGCGTCCCGAAGGAGGCCTTCAATTTTGGCATAGTCAGTTAGATCACAATAACTACGTGCCACATTCTGATTTAATAAAAGCTATTACCCAATCTTCAAAATATATTCATGAAATAGAAAGAGAAGCCGACAGCATGAAGTTTTGCCAAAGTGTTGGCGGTGTTAAAACAATAAAACCTCGCTGCACGCTCATATACGGCCGTTCGAATAACTGGAATGATGCTCAACAAGAAGCATTTCGAATTTTGAATTCTAGTTACCATAATCTGACCATTATCACCTTCGATCATATCTTGCATAGAGCACAGCGAATTTTAGGCAAAGCCAGCTAA
- a CDS encoding GIY-YIG nuclease family protein, with product MYILDLKHFERFKESKKVKLLRHKDDKYDLLNMMQEGKFENYQNKQSWDVFGDAEYIISFIADRDRYAKFIGVWQVIDKSKNEETNDYSYTTIECDGYEDLKGRLIINWGEGTRSWAQWLHSKGNKKISEVLPENYVMDFPGFYDFQLTYNELKVMISNPDSNREWFRMLSSTSGVYIILDSLTGQQYVGSAYGKGGIWQRWGFYAKNPTGGNKLINELLLERPDAYKNFKYSILRVLEHSSTKETVIEQENLIKTKLGSRAFGLNVN from the coding sequence ATGTATATCTTAGATTTAAAACATTTTGAAAGATTTAAAGAATCAAAAAAAGTAAAATTACTCAGACATAAAGATGATAAATATGACCTTTTGAATATGATGCAAGAAGGAAAATTTGAAAATTATCAAAATAAACAATCATGGGACGTTTTTGGCGATGCTGAATACATTATATCATTTATAGCTGATCGAGATCGTTATGCTAAATTTATAGGTGTTTGGCAGGTTATAGATAAAAGCAAAAATGAAGAAACTAACGACTACAGTTATACAACGATTGAATGTGATGGTTATGAAGATTTAAAAGGTAGATTAATTATAAATTGGGGCGAAGGAACAAGATCTTGGGCTCAATGGCTACATAGCAAAGGTAACAAGAAAATTTCAGAAGTATTACCAGAAAATTATGTTATGGACTTCCCTGGGTTTTATGATTTCCAATTGACCTATAATGAACTGAAAGTGATGATTTCCAATCCAGACTCGAATAGGGAATGGTTTCGAATGTTATCGTCAACATCAGGTGTATATATAATTTTAGACTCTTTAACAGGCCAACAATATGTTGGTAGCGCCTACGGCAAAGGTGGTATATGGCAGAGATGGGGTTTTTATGCAAAAAATCCAACTGGCGGCAATAAACTTATCAATGAACTATTGCTTGAACGCCCAGATGCCTACAAAAATTTCAAATACTCAATCCTACGTGTTCTTGAACACAGTTCAACTAAAGAAACAGTAATTGAACAAGAAAATCTTATTAAAACAAAATTAGGTAGTCGAGCATTTGGTCTCAATGTAAATTAG
- a CDS encoding HEPN domain-containing protein, translated as MKPRRITEKLKNELLELRLNRGSLDSFCFNYLKNFYENAKLMHESLKKCSSINPTAYRQYFVFLVGGLETFFRDLFVYIHSIDDNLLNSLLSEFNAPDDFNTSDELSLAEMFSKSFNFQNLNDIETAFNNLGNDNFLNTLSNTVISPCGFNGKVFAELGLSMVFPDWLDILNQAFSVRHKVVHDANFRPETDICLAQKAESIFLLIPQITTYIIARRYNIKSVFLQSNGNNFPYIFSIHDMLAEDWVIAE; from the coding sequence ATGAAACCTCGTAGAATTACCGAAAAATTAAAAAATGAGTTATTAGAATTAAGACTGAATAGAGGTTCGCTCGATTCATTTTGTTTTAATTATCTAAAAAATTTTTATGAAAATGCAAAATTAATGCATGAATCATTAAAAAAATGCTCTTCAATTAACCCAACGGCTTATAGACAATATTTTGTGTTTTTAGTTGGTGGATTGGAAACATTTTTTAGAGATTTATTTGTATACATTCACTCTATAGATGACAACTTGCTCAATAGCCTTCTAAGTGAATTTAATGCACCTGATGACTTTAATACATCTGATGAGTTATCACTCGCAGAAATGTTTAGTAAAAGTTTCAACTTTCAAAACCTTAACGATATTGAAACTGCTTTCAACAATCTTGGGAATGACAATTTTCTAAATACACTCAGTAATACAGTAATTAGCCCCTGTGGTTTTAATGGTAAAGTTTTCGCTGAGTTAGGCCTCAGCATGGTTTTTCCTGATTGGCTTGACATACTAAATCAGGCATTTTCAGTTAGGCATAAAGTTGTTCACGACGCTAATTTTCGTCCTGAAACCGATATATGTTTAGCCCAGAAAGCAGAGTCCATTTTCTTGCTTATACCACAAATAACAACATACATTATTGCAAGGCGTTACAATATAAAATCAGTTTTCTTGCAATCAAATGGGAATAATTTTCCTTACATATTTTCGATTCATGACATGCTGGCTGAAGATTGGGTAATCGCAGAGTAA
- a CDS encoding HD domain-containing protein, with the protein MFEDNPYIKFIDDVLLPYKDIIGLDYQAYRFHCFRVFLFSLTLLNNSQDAKNIEKLAIASAFHDLGMWTDNTFDYIKPSIALSTKYLISSGKTEWVEEIASMIENHHKVTSYNETCTNLVNIFRKADWIDVSLGFIKFNITTKFVQSVKNKYPNSGFHKRLIAISLKHFVKNPFDPLPMFKL; encoded by the coding sequence ATGTTTGAAGATAACCCATATATTAAATTCATTGATGATGTTTTACTTCCATATAAAGACATCATTGGCTTAGATTACCAAGCATATCGTTTTCATTGCTTTAGGGTTTTCTTATTTTCTTTAACTTTATTAAATAACAGTCAAGATGCTAAAAATATAGAAAAATTGGCTATAGCCTCTGCCTTTCATGATCTTGGCATGTGGACTGATAATACATTTGACTATATCAAACCATCAATAGCATTATCGACCAAATACTTAATCAGTTCGGGAAAAACAGAATGGGTCGAAGAAATAGCTTCTATGATCGAAAACCATCATAAAGTGACCAGCTATAATGAAACTTGCACAAATTTGGTTAATATTTTCCGTAAAGCTGATTGGATTGATGTTTCGTTAGGCTTCATAAAATTTAACATTACAACCAAATTTGTTCAGTCAGTAAAAAATAAATACCCTAACTCGGGTTTTCATAAACGATTAATAGCTATTTCTTTAAAGCATTTTGTGAAAAACCCATTCGATCCATTACCGATGTTCAAACTATAG
- a CDS encoding NACHT domain-containing protein, with protein sequence MGGGGVGKTTFCIQAIEKLDRLLASGGKKKALLLSSFDLPDELNSYEESIDSIQSLYRILQDDPDTTLDSHNLALNISSGNLLIFIDGLDEIESKLKDKFNLDSFIESVIQLNDTYLNCTVIITSRENNSEKFDRNKVNIYQLKGFDENLIQTYLTTRYGNRSEHKGKGYERKVSDYVSEISIESNKIVTPLIVRLLCELVEAQGVSGDIAIKSESKYFKENKALDKVIYQIINRDIIKQGIKITCDDYFEILKDIVFENNCTITKSGLDELLEYSLIDMSEEKIKDFTSFYVSPLLQRVGSNFRIKYDSLEFWVKARFISNRINTSTNEQSLNVLKVLARDCYNGGSLVFEIKNNVTHDNIDYLSNTLKMMLSKLPQSDFNLQLARKVISSLLYLAMPTEVQNKDKYSDILLSLFGKNIGERIVYLSIYGEFFPLNFRKFISVDGYFNEFNNLSKSTFPESELTFIDCEFKNIDTKLFSKNTFSNKIFKNFILPDNIKELIETGEKSLQDQINNIK encoded by the coding sequence TTGGGTGGTGGCGGTGTTGGTAAAACGACATTTTGCATTCAAGCCATTGAAAAGTTAGATCGACTGCTTGCTAGTGGTGGTAAGAAAAAAGCTTTACTACTATCTTCTTTCGATCTGCCTGATGAGCTAAATAGTTATGAGGAGTCTATAGATTCTATTCAATCTTTATATAGAATTTTACAAGATGATCCAGATACAACATTGGACTCACATAATTTAGCATTAAATATTAGCTCAGGAAATCTGTTAATATTTATAGATGGTTTAGACGAAATAGAATCTAAGTTAAAAGACAAGTTTAATCTAGATTCATTCATTGAGTCGGTAATTCAACTTAACGATACATACTTAAACTGTACTGTAATTATTACCTCTCGTGAAAACAACTCTGAAAAATTCGATCGAAATAAGGTTAATATTTACCAGCTTAAAGGCTTTGATGAAAATCTTATCCAAACATATTTGACAACACGGTATGGTAACCGTAGTGAACATAAAGGAAAAGGTTATGAGCGAAAAGTATCTGATTATGTATCTGAAATATCGATAGAAAGTAACAAAATAGTAACTCCGCTTATAGTTAGATTACTATGTGAGCTTGTTGAAGCTCAAGGGGTTTCAGGCGATATAGCAATTAAAAGTGAAAGTAAATATTTCAAAGAAAACAAAGCCCTAGACAAAGTTATTTATCAAATAATAAACAGAGACATCATAAAACAAGGGATAAAAATCACTTGTGATGACTATTTTGAAATTTTAAAGGATATAGTTTTTGAAAATAATTGCACTATAACAAAATCAGGGTTAGATGAGTTACTAGAATATTCCCTTATAGATATGAGTGAAGAAAAAATAAAAGACTTCACAAGTTTTTATGTATCACCATTACTTCAAAGAGTCGGCTCTAACTTTAGAATAAAATATGACTCATTGGAGTTTTGGGTAAAAGCTAGGTTTATATCAAATCGAATAAATACGAGCACCAATGAACAAAGCTTGAATGTTTTAAAAGTTTTAGCTAGAGATTGTTATAATGGTGGTTCGTTAGTGTTTGAGATAAAAAACAATGTAACCCATGACAACATTGATTATTTATCTAACACGTTAAAGATGATGTTAAGTAAATTGCCACAATCTGATTTTAATCTTCAACTTGCAAGAAAAGTAATATCAAGCTTACTGTACTTGGCAATGCCAACAGAAGTTCAGAACAAAGACAAATACTCCGATATATTGTTATCACTTTTTGGCAAAAATATTGGAGAAAGAATAGTTTATCTTTCTATATATGGTGAGTTTTTCCCGCTAAATTTCAGGAAATTCATTTCTGTTGATGGTTACTTTAATGAGTTCAACAATCTATCCAAATCAACGTTCCCTGAAAGTGAACTGACATTTATAGATTGTGAATTTAAAAACATTGATACCAAACTGTTTTCAAAAAACACCTTTTCAAATAAAATTTTCAAAAACTTCATATTACCTGACAACATAAAGGAATTAATTGAAACTGGTGAAAAATCCCTACAAGATCAAATTAACAATATAAAATAA
- a CDS encoding type II toxin-antitoxin system RelE/ParE family toxin, producing the protein MWTVVTVERFDEWFLTLDESEQQSILTGVFKLEQLGPMLGRPDTDTLAGTKKVKNLKELRVQHNGKPYRIFFAFDPLRQAVMLCGGDKTGNKRFYETMIPIAEQEFLDHLDTLR; encoded by the coding sequence ATGTGGACTGTTGTCACCGTAGAGCGGTTTGATGAATGGTTTCTGACACTTGATGAAAGTGAACAGCAAAGCATCTTAACCGGCGTATTTAAACTTGAACAGCTTGGCCCCATGCTAGGGCGTCCCGATACAGACACTTTAGCAGGCACCAAAAAAGTTAAAAATCTCAAAGAGCTTCGCGTTCAGCACAACGGAAAACCTTACCGGATTTTCTTTGCATTTGATCCACTCAGACAAGCAGTTATGTTATGTGGTGGCGATAAAACAGGGAATAAGCGTTTTTATGAAACGATGATCCCGATAGCTGAACAAGAATTTTTAGACCATCTGGACACACTGAGGTGA
- a CDS encoding helix-turn-helix domain-containing protein: MAKPLNELLKKVNPEVVQAAKEQAEQEILELRLSMLREQLELSQVEMAHRLGISQPSVANLEKRGQEIKLSSLKRYVEAMGGKLTVDVQFPDGRHIGMNF, translated from the coding sequence ATGGCCAAACCACTGAATGAGTTACTTAAAAAAGTGAATCCTGAGGTTGTTCAGGCGGCAAAAGAACAGGCTGAGCAAGAAATCCTGGAACTCAGACTGTCAATGCTTCGTGAACAACTCGAATTATCACAAGTTGAAATGGCGCACCGATTAGGGATTTCACAGCCCTCTGTCGCGAATCTTGAAAAAAGAGGGCAGGAGATCAAACTGTCATCATTGAAACGCTATGTTGAAGCCATGGGCGGCAAACTAACCGTTGATGTTCAATTCCCAGATGGTCGTCATATTGGCATGAATTTCTGA
- a CDS encoding alpha/beta family hydrolase encodes MGYPFKHPDHGDEPERYAHLAQLKTPMLIIQGVDDEYGGLEIEHKYVLSEKIEVSFLNTNHNFDISDAMAHEIVELIERVTGLSKKT; translated from the coding sequence TTGGGCTACCCTTTCAAGCATCCCGATCACGGTGATGAGCCTGAACGATATGCTCACTTAGCGCAGCTAAAGACACCAATGCTTATCATTCAAGGTGTTGATGATGAATATGGTGGGCTAGAAATAGAACATAAGTATGTCCTCAGTGAAAAAATAGAGGTCTCTTTTCTTAACACGAACCATAATTTCGACATTTCTGATGCAATGGCTCACGAAATCGTTGAGTTGATTGAACGAGTCACTGGTTTGAGCAAAAAAACATAA
- a CDS encoding VOC family protein — translation MFSHIFVGVTDFDKALAFYNPLMNVLGVKPRFCDKARPWAGWQSDPDPRPLFLIGKPYNQLPHECGNGQMVAFSADTRAIVDEAYAVALAHGGSSEGAPDLRPEYHEHYYGAYFRDPDGNKLCVVCHRPY, via the coding sequence ATGTTTTCACATATATTCGTCGGTGTTACTGATTTTGATAAGGCGTTGGCTTTCTATAATCCTCTGATGAATGTGTTAGGCGTAAAACCCAGATTTTGTGATAAAGCCCGACCATGGGCTGGTTGGCAATCTGATCCTGACCCAAGACCTCTCTTCCTAATTGGTAAACCGTACAATCAATTACCTCATGAATGCGGTAACGGTCAGATGGTTGCATTTTCTGCTGACACACGCGCTATTGTTGATGAAGCCTATGCCGTTGCATTAGCTCATGGTGGTTCATCTGAGGGGGCTCCGGATCTTCGCCCTGAATATCATGAGCATTATTATGGCGCCTATTTTCGCGACCCGGATGGGAATAAATTATGTGTCGTTTGCCATAGACCTTATTAA
- a CDS encoding GNAT family N-acetyltransferase, whose product MSFDFPIETSRLFIRPYSASDINEQTEAVLESVATVGRWLSWCTPDYTVKNAAEWFVICDDAMKEGEAFTFGLFDKETNQLIGSVTINQLKPDMKIGNIGYWVRGSKQGLGYAHEAVLAIKQFGFRELKLLRLEIVAAIDNKPSNRVAIKSGARFEYVDKQRIQLKSGYVDANVYGFFASKEPV is encoded by the coding sequence ATGAGTTTTGATTTTCCTATTGAAACCTCTCGATTATTCATTCGGCCTTATTCTGCCTCAGATATCAATGAACAAACCGAGGCTGTGCTTGAGTCAGTTGCAACTGTAGGTCGTTGGTTATCATGGTGTACACCTGACTACACAGTAAAAAATGCCGCTGAATGGTTCGTTATTTGTGATGATGCAATGAAAGAAGGTGAAGCATTTACGTTCGGTTTATTCGATAAAGAGACGAATCAACTCATTGGTAGCGTGACAATTAACCAACTCAAACCCGATATGAAAATTGGCAATATCGGTTATTGGGTACGCGGATCCAAGCAAGGTCTAGGTTATGCCCATGAGGCTGTTCTAGCGATTAAACAATTTGGCTTTCGAGAATTAAAACTACTTCGTTTAGAAATCGTTGCTGCGATTGATAACAAACCTAGCAATCGTGTTGCAATTAAATCGGGTGCTAGATTTGAATACGTCGATAAACAACGAATTCAACTTAAAAGCGGCTATGTTGATGCCAATGTTTACGGATTTTTTGCATCAAAAGAGCCAGTCTGA